One genomic window of Candidatus Saccharibacteria bacterium includes the following:
- a CDS encoding transposase, whose translation MPSRNVVREHLPNTFYHVYNRGNRKSQIFFNDRDYSKFMSIILFLLTPRQNLANGLKIFSKPRTKNQNFSQTIYLINIVLMPNHFHLLLYVKDPKALEKLMHRLSQKFTKLINDNYLLTGRLFQGVYRARPIMSEGDLINTAAYIHLNPNELSPDNSDYYLEYPYSDLTTSHPILEVGNFDLLLNKARINIDEYNEYLSSKSKDFVEKQLIKKIEHQ comes from the coding sequence ATGCCTAGTCGCAATGTAGTAAGAGAACACTTACCCAATACCTTTTACCATGTCTATAATCGTGGTAATCGTAAATCACAAATTTTCTTCAATGATAGGGACTATTCGAAGTTCATGTCAATTATCCTATTCCTATTAACCCCCAGACAAAATCTTGCAAACGGTCTAAAAATATTTTCAAAACCAAGAACAAAGAACCAGAATTTCAGCCAAACAATCTACTTGATCAATATCGTCTTGATGCCAAATCATTTTCACCTACTCTTATACGTTAAGGATCCTAAGGCTCTGGAAAAATTAATGCATAGATTGAGTCAAAAATTTACCAAACTAATCAATGACAACTACCTACTGACCGGTAGACTATTCCAGGGAGTCTATAGAGCTAGACCAATAATGTCAGAAGGTGATCTAATAAATACGGCTGCGTATATCCACCTAAATCCAAATGAATTAAGCCCAGATAATTCTGATTATTACCTAGAATATCCATACTCTGATCTCACAACTAGTCATCCGATATTAGAAGTTGGTAATTTTGACCTGCTCCTAAATAAAGCCCGTATCAATATAGATGAGTATAATGAGTATCTGTCCAGCAAGTCAAAAGACTTTGTCGAGAAACAATTGATCAAAAAGATCGAGCATCAATAA
- a CDS encoding zinc ribbon domain-containing protein, translating into MFIIDRNKKFCQSCGMPLSKQMENWGSDQYGAKTDQYCQYCYQDGQFVRECNCEEMQAIVEQKLVEMHFPRFVAKQMIRKIPKLQRWQTNPGVKDGSI; encoded by the coding sequence ATGTTTATTATTGATAGAAATAAGAAATTTTGTCAGAGTTGTGGGATGCCACTAAGTAAGCAGATGGAGAATTGGGGTAGCGACCAATATGGTGCCAAGACAGATCAATATTGTCAGTATTGTTATCAAGATGGTCAGTTTGTGAGGGAATGCAATTGTGAGGAGATGCAGGCTATAGTCGAGCAAAAACTAGTAGAGATGCATTTTCCACGGTTTGTTGCCAAACAAATGATCAGAAAGATCCCAAAATTACAACGCTGGCAAACCAACCCAGGAGTAAAAGATGGCTCAATCTAG
- a CDS encoding integrase core domain-containing protein yields MVQADNGPEYQRYFEQQMKRVNITTRHRRLHRPNDNAHIERFNRTVQTECIGYYWNRSVSLPSQQIKLTAWLAYYNTRRVHLGIQLLTPIQMLQRS; encoded by the coding sequence ATGGTTCAAGCCGACAACGGACCAGAGTACCAAAGATACTTCGAACAGCAAATGAAGCGAGTAAATATCACTACCAGACACCGTAGACTACACCGACCCAATGACAATGCACATATTGAGAGATTTAACCGAACAGTCCAGACAGAATGCATTGGTTACTATTGGAACAGGAGCGTTTCGCTCCCGTCCCAGCAAATCAAGTTAACTGCTTGGCTTGCATACTACAACACCAGGAGAGTACACTTAGGAATACAGTTACTGACACCTATACAGATGTTGCAAAGGTCTTGA
- the aspS gene encoding aspartate--tRNA ligase — protein MQRILANTTIDQVGKTVKVEGWVNSRRDHGGLIFVDLRDHTGIVQLTINADHKHFELAESLRDEFVIRAVGKVVDRAEGLINPNLTTGRIEIILDDLVVLNKSEALPFPINETQTVNEELRLKYRYLDLRREKMQKMLVKRSEYFNQIRDFMRSKDFVEITTPVLANSSPEGARDFLVPSRLHPGKFYALPQAPQQFKQLLMTAGVPRYYQMATCFRDEDPRADRLYGEFYQLDMEMSFVENGEEVRKLIEPLIVDLVSNFAGKSLKTDKIPRLSYTEALDRYGSDKPDLRFEMELVDLSEILISTEFGVFANAIKSGGVVKAIVAPSSFSRSDLDSLTDFVKLNGAGGLPYLKVEYGTAVSSIAKFFTDQELESIVQITEAEEGDTIFFGVGDKPKVNQVLGTLRNKLGADLNLKDPNILALAWIVDFPFYEIDPTTGKLDFGHNPFTMPLNGPQDFDREDKLAILADQYDMVMNGYEICSGGVRNYHPESMYRAFEVLGHSREYVDSKFGAMIGAFKYGAPPHAGCAFGIDRMFMELMGEDNIREVIAFPKNGSGVDLMMSSPSQVDDGQLQELSVRLGLDS, from the coding sequence ATGCAAAGGATACTAGCAAATACAACAATAGATCAGGTAGGAAAAACCGTAAAGGTAGAGGGTTGGGTTAATTCACGTCGAGACCATGGGGGTCTAATTTTTGTCGATTTGCGAGATCATACAGGGATAGTTCAATTGACAATCAATGCTGATCATAAGCATTTTGAACTTGCAGAAAGTTTGCGAGATGAATTTGTAATCAGAGCTGTTGGGAAGGTAGTTGATAGGGCAGAAGGTCTAATTAACCCAAATCTTACAACGGGCAGAATTGAGATTATATTGGATGATTTGGTAGTGCTTAATAAATCAGAAGCCCTACCTTTCCCAATCAACGAAACCCAGACGGTCAATGAAGAATTGAGATTGAAGTATCGCTATCTTGATCTAAGGCGTGAGAAGATGCAGAAGATGCTCGTCAAGCGTTCGGAATATTTTAATCAGATCAGAGACTTTATGAGATCCAAAGACTTTGTAGAGATTACTACACCAGTATTGGCAAATTCCAGTCCTGAGGGTGCGAGAGATTTTCTAGTGCCATCTAGGCTACATCCTGGTAAGTTTTATGCTTTGCCTCAAGCCCCACAGCAGTTCAAGCAACTATTGATGACTGCTGGTGTACCTAGGTATTATCAAATGGCTACTTGTTTTCGTGATGAGGATCCCAGGGCTGATAGACTGTACGGTGAATTCTATCAGCTAGATATGGAAATGTCTTTTGTCGAAAATGGTGAAGAGGTTCGCAAGCTTATCGAACCGTTGATCGTTGACTTGGTAAGCAATTTTGCTGGCAAAAGCTTGAAAACGGATAAGATACCAAGACTTAGCTATACTGAAGCACTAGATAGATATGGCAGTGATAAGCCAGATTTGCGTTTTGAGATGGAGTTGGTGGATTTGTCAGAAATTTTGATTAGTACGGAATTTGGCGTATTTGCCAATGCAATTAAATCTGGAGGCGTGGTCAAGGCAATCGTTGCGCCAAGTAGCTTTAGTCGATCAGACCTGGATAGCTTAACTGATTTTGTAAAACTCAATGGAGCTGGAGGATTGCCATATCTCAAAGTCGAATACGGTACTGCTGTCTCTTCAATAGCCAAATTCTTCACCGATCAAGAGCTTGAATCAATTGTTCAAATTACCGAGGCAGAAGAGGGGGATACAATTTTCTTTGGTGTTGGTGATAAACCTAAAGTCAATCAGGTGCTGGGGACTTTGCGCAATAAGCTTGGCGCAGATCTAAACCTAAAAGATCCAAATATTTTGGCACTAGCCTGGATAGTTGATTTTCCATTTTATGAGATCGATCCTACTACAGGTAAGCTGGATTTTGGACACAATCCATTTACTATGCCACTTAATGGTCCTCAGGATTTTGACAGAGAAGATAAGCTAGCGATCTTGGCTGATCAATATGATATGGTGATGAATGGTTATGAGATTTGCTCAGGTGGTGTTCGTAATTATCATCCGGAATCAATGTACAGGGCTTTTGAGGTGCTTGGCCATTCACGAGAATATGTTGATAGTAAATTTGGAGCAATGATTGGTGCTTTCAAATACGGTGCTCCACCGCATGCAGGGTGTGCTTTTGGAATTGATCGGATGTTTATGGAGTTGATGGGGGAGGACAATATTAGAGAGGTTATTGCTTTTCCGAAAAATGGCTCAGGAGTGGATTTGATGATGAGTAGCCCAAGTCAAGTCGATGATGGGCAGCTTCAAGAGCTTTCTGTGAGGCTAGGGCTAGATAGCTAG
- a CDS encoding twin-arginine translocation signal domain-containing protein — translation MEKLHKTTRRDFLGAVTALAAGCVMPFNPVAGGNPNPEVASATPNAEVASATPNAIGFGPEGGAITPLPSVGITNPGLVRRQIASLYPNTNHAIEAITQGKPLPGTVDVAIQFGSEVDLQSAVGKVLIINLTTGQPEEASLRLSLFDSGDPNRDDANSNTILISRPGRLYDPNAQYLIVAKKGIKDTQGNPLSPSDNVLRALDPEFGSGPLREYGNTVLSQLVARGIQPSDVLAFTSLKTSDYKTEARAHFSAFADTVKNHLPNIVIGKIERPNHPGHPGAIRVRGTFSSPQFENLSFGANNLNKYPEAIPFILDLPSPQVASSQGVDIQNTPVVVLAPGVGTGKELAFSYSTVLLPMGIATISIDPAYHGERGSLTDLIKPDTAYKISQILAGYGLDLIGAENAILSDGFNQVLAENGISMRLTNNPTKVGLAGISLGSQAAGIATEYRLGSGPVLLGVSGAGAVDTIARVDNPLGVAFYRLLPSDITSTEAMVSIQSLMYLLSLRADVLADPDSTQKVHHIVSPQDTAVNFATFIRLATEQGFDPSQGWSKGEAGTHIGNRGTITVINMPNADTNNQAVQRIQGAIAHLAFNHSLARDAVYQAFAGLRGGQQ, via the coding sequence ATGGAAAAACTTCATAAGACTACTAGACGAGATTTTCTAGGAGCAGTTACTGCCCTAGCGGCTGGCTGTGTAATGCCATTCAATCCTGTAGCTGGGGGCAATCCTAACCCCGAAGTAGCTAGTGCTACCCCCAACGCAGAAGTAGCTAGTGCTACCCCCAACGCAATTGGCTTCGGTCCCGAAGGCGGTGCTATTACTCCTCTACCAAGTGTTGGCATCACTAACCCAGGGCTAGTCCGGCGACAAATCGCTAGCCTGTATCCAAATACCAATCACGCGATCGAGGCAATCACCCAAGGTAAACCTTTGCCAGGGACTGTAGATGTGGCAATCCAATTTGGAAGCGAGGTTGACCTGCAATCTGCCGTTGGTAAAGTCCTGATTATCAACCTTACCACCGGGCAACCAGAAGAAGCCAGCCTTAGACTAAGCCTCTTTGACTCAGGAGATCCCAATCGAGATGACGCTAATAGTAACACTATTCTAATCTCCAGACCTGGTAGATTATATGATCCCAATGCTCAATACTTGATAGTAGCAAAGAAGGGAATTAAAGATACCCAAGGCAACCCCTTATCACCTAGTGATAATGTTCTTCGGGCTCTTGATCCAGAATTTGGTAGTGGACCATTAAGGGAGTATGGCAATACAGTACTTAGTCAACTGGTTGCACGCGGGATTCAACCTAGCGATGTCCTGGCCTTCACCAGCCTTAAGACATCAGATTACAAAACCGAAGCCAGAGCACACTTCTCAGCATTCGCAGATACTGTCAAGAATCATCTGCCAAATATAGTGATTGGCAAGATCGAAAGACCAAACCACCCAGGACATCCTGGTGCCATTCGAGTCAGAGGTACTTTTAGTTCTCCCCAGTTTGAAAATCTTAGTTTTGGAGCCAACAATCTCAACAAGTACCCCGAAGCAATCCCATTTATCCTAGATCTACCCAGCCCCCAGGTAGCATCTAGCCAAGGTGTTGACATCCAGAATACCCCAGTGGTGGTTCTGGCACCTGGGGTTGGTACAGGCAAAGAACTAGCCTTTAGCTATAGTACTGTCTTGCTGCCGATGGGAATTGCTACTATCAGCATTGATCCTGCTTATCACGGAGAGCGCGGTAGCCTAACTGATCTAATCAAGCCCGACACAGCCTACAAAATCTCTCAGATCCTTGCTGGATATGGTCTCGACCTAATCGGTGCTGAAAATGCGATCTTGTCTGACGGATTCAATCAGGTACTCGCAGAAAATGGAATAAGTATGCGACTCACTAATAACCCAACCAAAGTTGGACTGGCTGGAATCTCGCTTGGTTCGCAGGCAGCTGGAATTGCTACAGAATATCGCCTTGGCTCTGGTCCTGTCCTACTAGGCGTCAGTGGCGCTGGAGCTGTCGATACTATTGCTAGAGTCGATAATCCTCTAGGTGTGGCATTTTACAGGCTACTTCCATCCGATATTACCTCGACTGAAGCAATGGTATCAATTCAGTCCCTGATGTATTTACTGTCCCTCAGAGCAGATGTTTTGGCTGATCCAGATTCTACTCAAAAAGTTCATCACATAGTATCTCCGCAAGACACAGCGGTCAATTTTGCTACTTTTATCCGTCTGGCAACCGAGCAAGGATTTGATCCATCCCAAGGTTGGTCTAAGGGCGAAGCTGGTACTCATATTGGCAATCGAGGTACTATTACGGTCATCAATATGCCAAATGCGGATACTAACAATCAGGCTGTTCAACGGATTCAGGGGGCAATAGCCCATCTAGCGTTCAACCATTCACTAGCTAGGGATGCCGTATATCAAGCCTTTGCTGGATTAAGAGGTGGACAACAATAA
- a CDS encoding ABC transporter ATP-binding protein, translating to MKKERIVPKVKNSQSGNAKYLIVLKTYWKYAAPHWRSGVLVILMVVSATLLSNTLNPYLIAKVLDNLVLLEGQGASTIYYQSIKMVILILVIQMSLNFLWRIAEFVSDRLVVRVSKSLSQDSFDKLIAQSYQFFTDQFAGSLVNRYKRFFKNYRVIYKEFVFNILSMMTRIVSAAVVVAFASLTIGVVFAIWVMVFSVIMVYLYRSSSGYADKVIEEDTITTGILSDNLTNALTIKAFGSSEYEERRFARVVDRQLTAYLGYWKRSNILRFIQVIGLSLFETLVLYLTVVAVSRGSLSLAMAILMQFYFRRVFSDLWDLGKLIEGIEQALHESWEMLEVIDLVPDILDKEGALSEGVSRGKIEFSKVGFSYNGEQESIFSDFSLLIKPGEKVGLVGPSGGGKSTVIKLIQRFYDIDSGSIKVDGVDVRDYRQEYLRQSIAYVPQDTSLFHRSLSDNIRYGNREVNDRQVVEVSKLAHADNFIRNFQDGYDSMVGERGLKLSGGQRQRVAIARAMLIDSPILLLDEATSALDSKSEKYISESLIRLMKNRTTVVIAHRLSTIKQMDRIIYIDSGEIIEEGSHDQLIARKGKYADLWSHQVGDFLGE from the coding sequence CCCTATCTGATTGCAAAAGTACTTGATAATTTGGTGTTGCTGGAAGGCCAAGGTGCTAGTACGATTTATTATCAATCAATTAAGATGGTAATTTTGATATTAGTTATTCAGATGAGTTTAAATTTTCTATGGAGGATTGCTGAGTTTGTTTCAGATAGATTGGTGGTTCGGGTTTCAAAAAGTTTGTCGCAGGATAGCTTTGACAAGTTGATAGCTCAGAGTTATCAATTCTTCACAGATCAGTTTGCAGGTTCTTTGGTCAATAGGTATAAGCGATTTTTCAAAAACTATCGAGTCATCTATAAGGAATTTGTGTTTAATATATTGAGTATGATGACCAGGATTGTCTCGGCTGCGGTTGTGGTTGCATTTGCCTCACTGACTATTGGGGTAGTATTTGCGATATGGGTAATGGTTTTTTCAGTAATTATGGTCTATCTATACAGGAGTAGTTCTGGCTATGCTGATAAGGTGATCGAAGAAGACACAATCACTACTGGTATATTATCCGACAATCTGACAAATGCTTTGACTATTAAGGCTTTTGGCAGTAGTGAATATGAAGAGCGGAGGTTTGCTAGAGTAGTGGATAGACAGCTGACAGCTTATTTGGGGTATTGGAAGAGAAGTAATATATTAAGATTTATTCAGGTGATAGGTCTTTCGTTGTTTGAGACATTGGTATTGTATCTAACAGTTGTAGCAGTATCCCGAGGTAGCTTGAGCTTGGCAATGGCGATTTTAATGCAATTTTATTTCAGAAGGGTATTTTCTGATCTGTGGGACTTGGGGAAGTTGATAGAAGGTATAGAGCAAGCCCTGCATGAATCCTGGGAGATGCTTGAAGTAATTGATCTTGTTCCTGACATCTTAGATAAAGAAGGAGCCTTGAGTGAAGGCGTTAGTAGGGGTAAAATCGAGTTTAGCAAAGTTGGATTTAGCTATAATGGAGAGCAAGAGTCTATATTTAGTGATTTTAGTCTATTGATTAAGCCGGGTGAGAAAGTGGGCCTAGTCGGTCCGAGCGGAGGTGGTAAAAGCACCGTCATTAAATTGATCCAGAGATTTTATGATATTGATTCGGGGTCGATTAAGGTTGATGGGGTTGATGTTCGGGACTATCGGCAGGAATATTTGCGTCAAAGTATTGCTTATGTTCCTCAGGATACTTCACTATTTCATCGTAGCTTGAGTGATAATATCAGATATGGCAATCGGGAGGTCAATGATCGACAAGTGGTAGAAGTATCAAAGCTAGCTCATGCTGACAATTTCATTCGCAATTTTCAAGATGGATATGATTCGATGGTCGGAGAAAGGGGTCTAAAATTATCTGGTGGTCAAAGGCAAAGAGTAGCAATAGCCAGAGCGATGTTGATAGATTCACCAATCTTACTACTGGATGAAGCCACATCTGCATTGGATAGTAAGAGTGAGAAATATATATCAGAATCATTGATTAGATTGATGAAAAATAGGACTACGGTAGTGATTGCTCATAGGTTGAGCACTATTAAACAGATGGATCGAATCATTTACATTGATTCTGGCGAGATTATTGAGGAGGGTAGTCATGATCAACTAATCGCTAGGAAGGGTAAGTATGCTGACCTCTGGAGTCATCAAGTGGGGGATTTTTTGGGGGAATAA
- a CDS encoding NTP transferase domain-containing protein — MAQSRLVTKAVIAAAGYGSRFLPVTKTIAKPMLPVLNRPLIEYIVEDLVGAGIRDIYIIVAKGNDQIKRHFSPDPMINSFLRAHGKIDRLARYEEFYQSVRLHFVEQDVSPDAPHGTTIPFELIKDQISEGEYFLMLMGDDYVYNSGNDIKMMLEYFASSDGDGLVVCQERPEDQLYRYGVFGLRQQDGKLYIDDVVEKPEPGQAPSNLINLARYIFDSRIFDYTLRQVRNGDLGLGEYLFTIPMLGFAKDYRLDPYLTEGKHLDCGNLEGWLETNNFFFEKL, encoded by the coding sequence ATGGCTCAATCTAGGCTAGTGACCAAGGCTGTAATTGCCGCCGCAGGCTATGGCTCAAGATTTCTGCCAGTGACCAAGACTATTGCCAAACCAATGTTACCTGTTCTCAATCGTCCCTTGATAGAGTATATCGTAGAAGATTTGGTTGGGGCGGGGATTCGGGATATTTATATCATTGTGGCCAAGGGTAATGATCAGATAAAACGTCACTTTAGTCCTGATCCAATGATCAATAGCTTTCTTAGGGCACATGGTAAGATAGATAGATTGGCTCGCTATGAAGAGTTTTATCAATCAGTTCGTCTGCATTTTGTCGAGCAAGATGTTAGTCCAGATGCACCCCATGGGACTACCATTCCTTTTGAGTTAATCAAGGATCAAATTAGTGAAGGTGAATACTTCTTGATGTTGATGGGGGATGACTATGTCTACAATTCCGGCAATGATATCAAAATGATGCTAGAATACTTTGCTAGCTCAGATGGCGATGGGCTTGTGGTCTGCCAAGAGAGACCTGAGGATCAGCTCTATCGTTATGGAGTATTTGGACTAAGACAGCAAGATGGCAAATTATATATCGATGATGTGGTAGAGAAGCCAGAGCCAGGTCAGGCACCTTCCAATCTGATCAATCTTGCTCGCTATATTTTTGATAGTCGGATCTTTGATTACACCTTGAGACAAGTTAGGAATGGAGATTTGGGTTTGGGCGAATATTTGTTTACTATTCCAATGCTTGGATTTGCCAAGGATTATCGATTGGACCCATATCTCACAGAAGGTAAACATTTGGATTGTGGCAATTTGGAGGGGTGGTTAGAAACCAACAATTTCTTCTTTGAAAAACTTTAG
- a CDS encoding DEAD/DEAH box helicase, which produces MYQKSSHYSARKSQGKVFSSSRQRRSKRGPKKDYIDPSKFIRQARPSVVQAYQPTHYFDDFKLNPRVNTNLKNMGYKIPTAIQDQAIPPALIGKDVIGIANTGTGKTAAFAIPVIHRLLNDSRSKAVIIAPTRELAEQIEQACREIGKTSQLDSALLIGGMPIGLQLRDLRRNPRIIIGTPGRVKDHLERKSLRLNDCNMVVLDEVDRMLDMGFVKDISLILSHTDPRRQNLYFSATLDQRVQGIIEKFSNNPVHISVKSGDTSSNIEQNIISHRSDNKLDMLHAVLVKETTTKTIIFEDTQRGVESLSKELASRGFLADAIHGGRNQSQRQKVLHRFKRSEVKVLVATDVAARGLDVSDISHVINYSLPQTYDNYVHRIGRTGRAGRIGYALTFIENNKQ; this is translated from the coding sequence ATGTATCAAAAATCTTCTCACTATTCTGCTCGCAAGAGTCAGGGTAAAGTTTTCAGCTCATCTCGTCAACGGCGATCAAAACGAGGACCAAAAAAAGATTATATAGACCCCTCAAAATTTATTCGTCAGGCAAGACCTAGTGTAGTTCAGGCTTACCAGCCAACGCATTATTTTGATGATTTCAAATTGAATCCAAGGGTCAATACAAATCTTAAGAATATGGGCTACAAGATCCCAACCGCAATTCAAGACCAAGCAATACCTCCAGCTTTGATAGGCAAGGATGTGATTGGTATTGCCAATACTGGTACGGGTAAAACAGCAGCTTTTGCTATTCCCGTAATCCATAGATTGCTCAATGACTCCAGATCAAAGGCTGTAATTATTGCACCGACAAGAGAATTGGCAGAGCAGATAGAGCAGGCTTGTAGAGAGATTGGCAAAACGAGTCAACTGGATAGCGCTTTGCTAATAGGCGGAATGCCAATAGGTTTGCAGCTTCGAGATTTACGCCGCAACCCCAGGATAATTATTGGCACACCAGGTAGAGTCAAAGATCATCTGGAGCGCAAATCACTTAGGCTTAATGATTGTAATATGGTAGTTCTGGACGAAGTCGATAGGATGCTGGACATGGGTTTTGTCAAAGATATATCACTAATCTTGTCTCACACTGATCCACGACGGCAGAATCTATATTTCTCAGCTACTTTGGACCAGAGGGTGCAAGGCATTATAGAGAAATTCTCAAATAATCCCGTCCATATTTCTGTAAAATCTGGAGACACGAGTAGTAATATTGAGCAAAATATCATCAGTCACAGATCTGATAATAAGCTTGATATGCTACACGCTGTCTTGGTCAAAGAAACCACGACGAAGACGATAATATTTGAAGACACTCAACGTGGTGTCGAGTCTCTCTCGAAGGAATTGGCGAGTAGGGGATTCTTGGCGGATGCTATTCATGGAGGCCGCAACCAGTCTCAACGTCAAAAAGTTCTTCACCGGTTCAAGCGTAGTGAGGTCAAGGTTTTGGTCGCTACTGATGTAGCAGCTAGGGGGCTTGATGTTTCTGATATTTCTCATGTGATCAATTATTCATTGCCCCAAACTTATGATAATTATGTTCATCGTATTGGTAGAACTGGCAGGGCAGGTAGAATTGGTTACGCGCTAACTTTTATTGAAAACAACAAGCAATAG
- a CDS encoding DUF1697 domain-containing protein: MKFITLLRGINVGGKNKVAMPELRQCLENAGFDNVVTYINSGNIIFESNETNLEKLTNIIELSIKDRFDLQIPCLVIQADELITTLVQAPEWWDKEGGKHNAIFVMAPMDAKTIVETIGEIKPTYERVAISGRIIFWSAPLETFSKTRYSKIVKSNYYQYITIRNSKTTKKLSQICQSN, translated from the coding sequence ATGAAATTTATTACATTGCTACGTGGGATCAATGTCGGTGGTAAGAATAAAGTAGCAATGCCTGAGCTACGACAATGTCTTGAAAATGCAGGATTTGACAATGTAGTGACCTATATAAATTCTGGCAATATCATCTTTGAATCAAACGAAACCAACCTAGAAAAACTAACTAATATCATCGAATTATCTATAAAAGATCGTTTTGACCTACAAATTCCCTGTTTGGTTATCCAGGCAGACGAACTAATAACCACCCTTGTCCAGGCACCAGAATGGTGGGATAAGGAAGGTGGCAAACATAATGCCATATTTGTAATGGCCCCAATGGATGCCAAAACAATAGTTGAAACAATTGGTGAGATAAAACCAACCTATGAAAGGGTTGCGATATCTGGTCGGATAATATTCTGGTCAGCTCCTCTTGAGACCTTTAGCAAGACCAGATACTCAAAAATTGTTAAGTCAAACTACTACCAGTATATTACCATCCGAAACTCCAAGACGACCAAGAAACTCTCCCAAATTTGTCAATCTAATTAA
- a CDS encoding 4a-hydroxytetrahydrobiopterin dehydratase, with amino-acid sequence MSTRLLVLESLTRQWYNGAMIKVSKQSSQRQLLEGWAIDKKLGLIKSYQTKNFVDSIRLGVEIAELAELMGHHPRLVIDYAELEVSSITHSEGGLTDKDYELAKNIDKIYNEG; translated from the coding sequence ATGAGTACAAGGTTGCTTGTACTCGAGTCCCTAACTCGGCAGTGGTATAATGGGGCTATGATCAAGGTAAGTAAACAATCAAGCCAACGACAGTTGCTCGAAGGGTGGGCAATTGATAAGAAGCTCGGTCTGATCAAGAGCTATCAGACCAAAAACTTTGTAGATTCTATACGCCTCGGTGTTGAGATCGCTGAGTTGGCTGAATTGATGGGGCATCATCCTAGGCTGGTAATAGATTATGCAGAGTTGGAAGTCAGTTCAATCACTCACTCAGAGGGTGGATTGACCGACAAGGATTATGAATTGGCAAAAAATATTGATAAAATCTATAATGAAGGTTAA
- a CDS encoding DUF1801 domain-containing protein produces MTVDKYLENFSGETHQRLETIREAIKQEAPEAIESIAYGMPAYKLERKPLVYFAGYSKHLGFYATPNGHKAFEKKFSKYKQGKGSVQFPLDQPLPIDLIREVIRYRIQQIKNG; encoded by the coding sequence ATGACAGTTGATAAGTATTTAGAGAATTTTAGTGGCGAGACTCATCAAAGGCTCGAAACAATCCGTGAAGCAATCAAACAAGAAGCTCCAGAAGCAATAGAGTCTATTGCCTACGGTATGCCTGCCTACAAGTTGGAGAGAAAACCCCTAGTCTACTTTGCTGGATATTCAAAGCACTTGGGCTTCTATGCTACCCCAAATGGGCATAAGGCATTTGAAAAAAAATTCTCCAAATACAAGCAGGGCAAGGGCTCCGTCCAATTCCCCTTAGACCAACCCTTGCCCATCGATCTAATTCGAGAAGTAATCAGATATAGAATCCAACAAATTAAAAATGGTTGA